The following coding sequences lie in one Mycobacterium sp. DL440 genomic window:
- a CDS encoding aldolase/citrate lyase family protein — MWLASGSGYVAEICAGSGIDWMLLDQEHAPNDLRTTLDQLQVLAGYPDVDVLVRPPSADPVAIKRLLDVGAQNIMVPMIDNAEQASGAVAATRYPPAGIRGVGSALARASRWNRISDYLSTADASVSLTVQVETVAGLEQLGDIAEVDGVDAVFIGPADLAASMGKLGQPEHPDVVSVIEDALATIVAHGKCAGVNAFNEKIARRYVAVGADFVLVGADVALLARGAEQLADRYRQSS, encoded by the coding sequence ATGTGGCTGGCCTCCGGCAGTGGTTACGTCGCCGAGATCTGCGCGGGGTCGGGCATCGACTGGATGCTGCTGGACCAGGAACACGCCCCCAACGACTTGCGGACCACGCTGGACCAATTACAGGTGCTGGCGGGTTATCCCGACGTTGACGTGCTGGTCCGTCCACCGTCCGCCGACCCCGTCGCCATCAAGCGGCTGCTCGACGTCGGTGCGCAGAACATCATGGTGCCGATGATCGACAATGCCGAGCAGGCCAGCGGGGCGGTGGCGGCCACCCGCTACCCGCCCGCCGGTATCCGCGGTGTCGGCAGCGCACTGGCGCGCGCCTCCCGGTGGAACCGGATATCGGACTACCTGTCCACGGCGGACGCATCGGTGTCGCTGACCGTTCAGGTGGAAACGGTGGCGGGGCTGGAACAGCTGGGCGACATCGCCGAAGTCGACGGGGTGGACGCGGTATTCATCGGACCCGCCGACCTGGCCGCGTCGATGGGCAAGCTCGGCCAGCCCGAGCACCCGGATGTAGTGAGCGTGATCGAGGACGCGCTGGCCACGATCGTGGCACACGGGAAGTGCGCCGGGGTGAACGCATTCAACGAGAAAATCGCCCGACGGTATGTCGCCGTCGGAGCGGATTTCGTTCTGGTGGGAGCCGACGTGGCGCTGTTGGCCCGAGGTGCCGAGCAGCTGGCCGACCGGTATCGCCAGTCGTCGTGA